A segment of the Mercurialis annua linkage group LG4, ddMerAnnu1.2, whole genome shotgun sequence genome:
aaaacattataaattgtttttgcTAATATTCGAAGTATgcttataaataatttacataatATTAAATACTTTAGAATGTGAAGGGTGGTTGTATAtacttataatttaattatgtatTACTGGAGTTTCGAGCAGACATGCTTAGAAACAACTTATCACTTATGTATACGTGGTTAGGGTAGTTAAACAGGTTGACTTCAAGCACAAATAAAGTacttttatattgattaattttgcttaattttttaaaagaagctTACTTTAATAAATTCACACTagaaacaaatttccaaacatctaaaaaattatttgatgttGAGGCAACGTCGTGAAATTAAATATGGTTGATATATTGGTATGtagatttgaaagaaaaaacaatTTGTATCCAAATTCATTTAACCAATTTCTCCCATGGTACAAGCCGAATATTACTAAACTGATATTCTGGATatgaaattaaaacattaaatgttAATCTTTATTTATATCGGATATATGTGAGGGGTGCATCGGCTGATTCAGTAACCAAACCTAATTACATTagctacaataatttatttttactttttaatcaAATTGTAATCGACATATATACAAATTGGACTGtagtcaaattaaaataatatatttttattcgctTATTTATTTAACcaagtaaataaatttaattgacattaaaaaatagtataaaattatACAACTTCAAAAGTCAATTAATTTGATAGTTAAACTCTATAAAagcgataaaaaaataaacttctaaaaaaagacaaaataaacttatatataattcaattaatttggtTAGTTTGgttaattgataaattatagACAAAAGTTCAATCAACCCAATTTAAcccattttttttgtaatttgtaaagatataatttaactaattaactaaaccaaattaaaaatttgatttaattacgTTGGTAAATTCAGCTAGACCCGAATAATATGCACCTGTAGATATATATGTACAATGGTCACTGAATAATTAAGCgtattttaagtgttttaaatttgctttaataaaaattgatacCTAATTCACTATTTTAACATGattttaaatcttattatcgAATGAATGTACCATTTAGATCATTAATTCCATTTACATGAGTGTCTTTACAAAAGAAGGGAGAGGAATTTGATTATTATAGCATAATAGCATTGCCTAATTGTGTTTGTAATATATGGACTTAATGACAAATGTATTGACCAATGACTTTCATGTGCATTAAAGTCATAAAATGGAACTTAAAATAGTGTACTGAAATCAGATTTTTGGTATGTGAAATATGAAATCTTGAAAAGCAAGCATTAATTTGCTTGAGGGCTCAGCAATTTTTGAGTGTCTTTGAAGCTCTAATTAGTAGTACCAACAACAATGATTGTTTCTAAAGTTCATGATAGCCAtggctcaaaataataaacttaTACAGAATCACATGACTACATGAGTTGCATTAGGCTTATTCAaatatgtttatgtatttttaaaaggctttcttatttttcaaaggaaaattTACACCCTGTActataaaaaagtgaaatatttataaaaattataactcatttttctctttataaataaggccaaatgttgtaaaaaaagccaaacctttcacaaaagtcttgatctttcaattttgtcgattttggccaacaactgattatttggtttcacaaaagtcttgacctttcaatatttggcatgccacatatatgcgtcacataggcgccacataggcaaattgaaatcaaattgagagttggccacaattgaaaccaaataatttctttttggccaaaatcgacaaaattgaaaggtcatgatttttatgaaacttttataaaaggtttggcctttttaagacatttggcctATAAATAACAATAgcttaacttttaatttataaaaatattacctttTTCTACTTTTCCATCTTTTCATCTTCTACATCTCTTAAAaccctaattatttttttctcactttATTCCATTAAAACCAAACTCTTAAACTCTCTTGTCAATAATATAATTCCGCAGAATAAAATGCAGCTCAGAAGATTAAATCTTAAAATGATGAACAATAAACTCATGAAAGCAAAGTGTAGACTCGTATGACATTTGAATTGAAGGTGATAAATTGAAgcatcaaattcaaaattttagagaTTGATCATATTCAATAATCATATTATGTTAAATAATACAAGCTTTCATAGTAAAACTCAGATTCTTACTGTTCCAAAGTAGTACAGGTCCTCTGACAATAGCTAACCTTATTTAGAGGACTCTAAATGCTTTTTTCACATATGTTCAACATGCTTTTTGTTTGGTTAAATATACTGTATATTTCAAGTTTTGGGGTTGCGAAATTGGCTGAATTATTGTTGCCCATTTAGGATAAATTCTACCAGCAAGATAGTATCTCATATCTGTGACCATTTAAATTTAAGGTGTACTTAGTAACAGGAGCACGTTCTTCGGCTAGTTCAGAAAATAAAAGAGACCAATCAATAACATTTATATCATTCTGACTCAAATATTTCAAAGAAGGCGTTCCATATCCACAAATTGTTGGACTCTGGATGATGTCCAGTAAAATTCCCATACCATGCACTCGAACAATTCTTCCTTGCCAATGCATATAATCCAAACTTTCCAACATAACAGGAAATCCACATTTCTCACCCTCGTTTAGCAATTTTGAAATGTCCTCATTTGTAAGTGctcttaaatatttttttttagaaatgttGATATTtgcttgacaatttttttttcagcgattcaattgcattttttttaattcatacgTACCCATCAACACAATTAGCAGACACACCATACACTAATATCCGAATGGTTGATGTTAGTTTTGGAGACCAGATAACTCAGTCCTACCTAACTCATCACTTTTTGTACAAAATAATCATCATATTGAATTGTATTTAATATACGAAGAAATAAAGATCGATTCATGCGAAAGCgtcttaaaaaatatatcaaaaggATAGATTGAAATTTCAGAGAAAATAACCTCGATACAATCTATCATTACCATAAACTCTACcatgataaatatatatgcGACCAATTGAAGAACCAAAATACTTACCACTTTTAGTTTTCATAATTAAACCGTTGGATAATATGAGCTGAGCCATTTTAGccttttcatcttcttcatcatagGAATTATTGTCCTACTCTTCTCTTAACAATTTGTTTAGTAGACTAGTTagtgttataaaaaaaataagagaaagaaAGTATGTAGTATTTAAAAAGTCACCGGTAATAAAAAAGATGCGTGaaattagtaaataattattataataattagtaTTAGTTACTGTAGTAATTAATTATACACATCCTTTTAGTATTTAGTATTGGAgagtaatttataatttcatgctaaatataacattttgctatttttaaatgctaaattttttgtattatttttaaaattgtattgtAGATATTCTTAGTCGGTTTGgcgaataaaatattataaattacaaaaattgcATATTTCCTGCCTATCATATCATGTATGAGACTCATCCCTAGCCAAGTAGCCATAACGGTTATGCTTATAAGAAGCATAATAACCACCAGCTAACTATTATCTAATCAGCCAATCCAACGGTCAAAAACCCaaacaataattcaaaaaataaacaatccaacGCCTCTCCCCACCACCCCCAGCCCAGGAAAAACTAGCCGTTACAAAGAAGAGCGTCCAGATCCTCCAAAACCCTTAAACATACCCATTTTCTTCATTCATTTCTCCCCCCAAAGATAGTCGATTTACTTCCGATCAACGCTGTCTTCATCTCAGTAAACCAAAACCCATTTCAATTCTCAACAAAATAATAACAACCCATATTTTTTCTCTGGCGATTCCTtagtttttgtgtttcaatgGATTCAATTACCAAGGGTTCAAAATCTGTTACTCCAGTGAAAGTTCCACATGGGTTCACCAAAATATCTGAGAATTCAAACCCTAATATTTCCCATTCAAGCCCCAATGTTGCCAAATCTGCTATAAAAACCCAGAAATCAGCATCTAAGAATCCAGTTCTCAATCAGAATGTTGCAGTTCATTACTCccctagaaaaaaaattagggaAAGGAAGTTCGTGGTGGCGAAGAAGAAGAATTCTAAGAACGACAAAGTGAATTCTGATTCTAATTCGAGTGCTACAGTGGATTGCAACTGCAAAGTGAGATTTGGGGGTAATGTAACTAAGTGTTTGTGTGTGGCCTATGAGACTTTAAGGGCTTCACAGGAGGAGTTTTTCAAGAACCGCGATGGTTTAGCCGACGAGAAAGATGATAAGTTGGATAGTGAGAAGGGTAGAGCTGAAAGTGATGTTGAAGAGGAGAAGGAGATAGAGAAGGGGTTTATGGCTCAGAAGGATGAGAGTGATGGTACTGATAATCCATGTTTGAGTGAGAGTGAGCAGTCGGGGGAATTAGGTGTCTCTACAATTAAGAGAAGGAGAGACAGGTTACTTGAAGCTGCTAGAAATAGTGTACCTGAATCTGGTACTGGCACTGTGAAGCATCTGGTTGAGGCTTTTGAGCGGCTTAAAACTATATCACATCCTAAGGAATCGGGAGAGGAGTGTGAAAAGAAGGAAATGCATTGGGCATTGCCTGGTTTGCATCACTCTGATGTGCCTGAAAGGCACGATTCACCTTCTTCGCTATGTGCTTCTGATTTGTTCCTGACTTCGGAGAATCTTGGCTTGGATCCAAGACTATCATGGGATAGCAGTCGTGGCAGTGTCTCTAGCGTGACTTCTAACGGAGGGAGAAGCCGGAGAAATGTAAGACATTCCCTTTTTAGTAACTAGCTAGTGTGTTCTATGGTATTTAGCTGATTAATCTTTGttattgttttgtatttttagagCTCTGAGTCATGTGGAACAATGGGTGGGAGGAGATGGAAGAAGAAGCAAAAGAAAATCACTTCCCTAAAGCCATTTAAATTGAGGACTGAGGTATgcattgttttatatataattgttcaTGAAATGATTATTGTAATGATTGTTATTGTTGTAAACTTATTTGTTTATCACTGTAGCAAAGGGGAAGAATGAAAGAGGAAGAATTTATGAAAAAGTTACAGGAAATGATGATTGAACAGGAGAAGCAGCGGATTCCTATTGCGCAAGGCCTTCCTTGGACAACAGATGAACCAGAGGTGAGCTTTTTCAACTGCTAAACGCACCTTCTTTTGTCTTGCTTTGGGTGCTAGTTTGCTATGAGAATGAACAATATCAATTATGTTGTCAATATGGGTTTTTTTATCAGAAAGAAACTAACTTGAGTTTGATCTGTGTGCTTTTAGAATTTAACTAAACCTCCAGTTAAAGAGAGCACCAGACCTATGGACCTTAAGCTCCACACTGATTTTCGAGCTGTTGAGCGAGCTGAGTTTGACAATCAGGTAATTTTATCAGTCTGCATACACCATCTAATAGCAGGTATCATAGCTTGACTAAAGTTCAATGTGAAACTTGAGTTGAAACTTGATTTTGAGGTGTAGCTGTTTGTCATACCATCTAATAGCAGGTATCATAGCTTGACTAATGTGTAATTTTGAAACTGGAGTTGAAACTTGATTTTGAGGTGTAGCTGGTAATCATGCCCTGATTTCAAGCTCTAATGCTGAGAAGAGTGTGACTATATTTGTTTGCTATCAGGTTGCAGAGAAGATGAGCTTCATTGAGCAATACAAGATGGAAAGAGAAAGGCAGCAAAAGGTAAACGGAACAAAAACCATTATATTGAGTTGACCCTATTGTATTTTTACGGTTTtgaagaaaatatatatgttcatATATCTCTTTGCTCTCGTGCAGttggaagaagaggaagaagtaCGGAGATTGAGGAAGGAGCTCATTCCAAAAGCGCAGCCAATGCCTTATTTCGACAGGCCTTTCATTCCAAGAAGGTATACATGTGCttaatttatttctttcaaGCTTGTTGTTTCAGTATAAAATCTGGTTTCTTATCCTTAGAAAATAATCAGATGTTGCACACTTGCACATAAATTGAAACGTTCAAATGGTAAATATGAAACCGGAAACGGCGAAATCATTTTTTTGtaagaataaattataaatatgaaagtATAAAAAGCTTGCTACTTGGTACATCATTATAGGTTTGCAAATCTTAAGTATGTTGAAAATAATCAGATGTTGCACACTTGCACATGAATTGACACGCTCAAATGGTAAATGATGAAACCGGAAACGGCGAAATCATCTTTTTGTaagaatagattataaatatgaAAGTACAAAAAGCTTGCTACTTGGTACATCATTATAGGTTTGGAAATTTTAAGTATGTTGCACGAAAATTTGTAGTCTTTGGTAAATGAAAACGCTGAACAGAATTGCTGAAATCAAAAACggcaaaataattttcttacagaaattgatcataaatATGAAATTTCGGAGTTCCACAAGTATATTCGGAGGACTTGACAAATTTCTTGTGCAACATACTAAGATTACAATGCTGCACAGCCTTATTACAGATGAAAAGCTTGCTTGTTGTTACATCATTATAGGTTTGGAAAGCTTAAGTATGTTGCACAAAAATTTGTAGTCTTTGGTAAATAAAAACGCTGAAATGAAAATGCTGAAATCAAATTTGATCATAAATACGAATTTCGGAGTTGCACAAGTACTTAAGAGTTAAGATTAAAATGCTGCACAGCCTTATTCAGATAAAATTGCATATTATCATGTATGCTGCCTCTTTATCATCAACACTTATAGATTGTGATTTGCATTTAATAAAGGTCGATGAAGCATCTAACGATACCTAAAGATCCGAAGTTTCACATACCCCAGAGTAAGAAGATCAAGAGCTGTGTCTCATGGAACGACATGTGCACTTTCACTTACGAGGAGTGAGTGAGACAAGAAGAAGATCGCTTTGCATAGATAAAGCCTTTAATAATGTTCAATTATACTACAATTCTTTTAGTGTAAATGGTGCAACCAATTTagttgcaatttttgaaaacttgTGTTAGTTTCAAGTACAGTACTGACATTAATGAAAAACATCAAGTTTTCTCTTCTGATTTTTCTCTACAGTTTCAGATTCTATGTCAATTTGATTATGTGTTATATTATTCTTCTGATCGTTAAATTACTTGTAAATAAATAGACTTCAATTGCCCAAGTGAACTTGTAGTGATGATCAATTATTtcagaattaaattttatggtTCGATTAGTTcgtaaatttattaattttaggcAATTAGTCTCAACTTTACATATCAACAAGCGCAAATACtgtaagttcaggggctaattaactaaaaatgaGACTAGttaatcaaacaaaattaatttttgaataaaattggtctaaaaaacaatatcttaattgaTTGACTACCACATAAATTGATACTTTGGTGGCTAACTGGCTAATGTTTAGTGTGAGACCAACCAAAAACGACACCATATTTAGGCTCATAATGCGATACGGCGTCGTTCATTTATTTAAGTAGTGCTACCAGTCAAATAAGCAAAACACTCAAGTCTGGTTTCATTTCTTTCCTCCCCAGTTTTTTTCCTCTCCGCCTTGTATCTCAAACCCTAACAAACACTAGAAACCAGACAAAATCTTCTCCGATCCGAATCGAATCAATTCGATGGCGTTTAAGCATCTCCTCTCTCTAGCCCGCCGCTCGCATCGCCCATCTTCCGCCGCACTCTCTACATCAATCCGCTCTTCATCATCTACCGCCGTCGCCGCCACTTTACCCTCGCCACCACCACCAACCGCCATGATATATGACCGACAAGCTGAGTTAGTCAAGGAAAAACTCAAAGCCCTAGAAAACCCGGATCCCCGATTCCTCAAGTACGGGTCTCCCCACCCGGTTATCCGAGCTCATACCCACATCCTTTCAGCTCCTGAAACAAAGATCACAACCTTACCGAATGGACTGCGTGTCGCGACGGAATCAAATCTTGCCTCGAAAACTGCGACGGTTGGGGTGTGGATAGATGCAGGGTCGAGATTTGAGAGTGATGAGACGAATGGGACTGCTCATTTTTTGGAGCATATGATATTTAAAGGGACTGAGAAGAGAAGTGCTAGGTATTTAGAAGAGGAAATAGAGAATATGGGTGGTCATTTAAATGCTTATACTAGTAGAGAACAGACTACTTATTATGCTAAAGTTATGGATAAAGATGTTCCTAAGGCTTTGGATATCTTGGCTGATATTCTTCAGAATTCTAAATTTGATGAGAATAGGATTCACCGCGAGAGAGATGTGATTTTGAGGGAAATGGAAGaggtaattattttatatggtGGATTTGGTATGATATGGTTGCAGCTTATTGAATTTGCAATGCATGTTTTTATGGCAATTATTAGATTGGTTTTGCGTTTTGTTAAATGATATTTGGAATATGGTGATTTGTTTAATGTTGATTGTTGAAATCGTTTGTTATTTATGAAACTTAGTTTTAGATTAATTTAAGAATAGAACATGATTGATTTCTTTTGCTGTAATCGGGTTAGTTTTTCATCTCTGTGCTAGGGTGGGATCATTTGGAATTCTTAATGAAGAAAGGATATTTGTTGATAACTTATAACTCTAATATGACTCAATTCCTTTAGATGTGCTGCTTGCTAAGCCGCCTTAGCTTAGATATAGAACAATGTACTATGTATTAGTCATGTGCGTTTAAAGtttgcctttttttttctttactcattttaaattttggcttttgaaacaaattgaagtaCTCTTTTCTTTTTGACATTAGTGGTAGTGAGTGGAGAGGGCAAGGTTGAGTCTGGTTTTCTGTGGTTTTATTGAAGTCCGCATGAATTTAGACTTTAATTTCGTGAAGTTTGAGTCTTTGCTACTGATATTGCTTTCTAATTGGCCTGTATATTTCTGGATTTCTCTATCAGCTGATAATTAAAGTGTTCTTGTGGAACAATCGTAGGTTGAGGGGCAAACTGAGGAAGTTATCTTTGACCATTTGCATGCTACTGCATTCCAGTATACTCCTCTTGGCAGGACTATTCTCGGACCAGCACAAAATGTCAAGTCAATCACCAGAGATCATCTCCAGAGTTATATACAAACACACTACACCGCTCCTAGAATGGTACTGAGAATTTTGATTAGGTTTCTTGTTTCATATGATGGCAAAGGCTTCATTTccttttatgtttatttttatatcattgatgataaatttttacttttaaatttcttatCTAAATTCCTCTTGGGGACCTATATTCCAGGTCATTGTTGCTTCTGGAGCTGTTAAGCATGAAGAAGTTGTTGAGGAAGTAAAGAAATTGTTTACCAAGTTATCAACTGATCCAACCACTGCTTCTCAACTTGTTGCAAAAGAACCAGTATTTTTCACTGGTTCAGAGGTGGGAGGATAAAGCTTGACATCCCATGATTATTTGATATGCGATTTTCCCAAAACTAATTTCTTTAATTATCTTGGTGGAATTTCAGGTTAGGATAATTGATGATGATGTTCCTTTGGCACAATTTGCGGTTGCTTTTGAAGGAGCACCATGGACCGATCCAGATTCTATTGCCTTAATGGTCATGCAAGCTATGTTGGGTTCATGGAGTAAAAGTGCTGGAGGTGGAAAGCATATGGGGTAAGCAACCTGCCTACCTGAGAGCCATTATGAAATTGACTGCAATTTTGCGATTGATTTTGAATAAATATAGTCTTCCCCTCCTATGGCATAATAATTTGGGAACTTTACTGTTGCAATTTCTTGTAAAACAGACTCTTATTGTTAGCTCGTGCACTGATGTAGTTGTGATGCTCAAACAGGTCTGAGCTTGCACAAAGGGTTGGCATTAATGAATTAGCAGAAAACATGATGGCTTTTAATACTAACTACAAAGATACTGGTCTATTTGGTGTTTATGCTGTTGCTAAGGTGAGGTCCCCGCTGCCATGATTTCTTTATTAATATTGAGGTATATTGTGCTTAAGACTTTACTTTGGCATATTCAGACATCTAATGATGAA
Coding sequences within it:
- the LOC126679501 gene encoding microtubule-destabilizing protein 60, which gives rise to MDSITKGSKSVTPVKVPHGFTKISENSNPNISHSSPNVAKSAIKTQKSASKNPVLNQNVAVHYSPRKKIRERKFVVAKKKNSKNDKVNSDSNSSATVDCNCKVRFGGNVTKCLCVAYETLRASQEEFFKNRDGLADEKDDKLDSEKGRAESDVEEEKEIEKGFMAQKDESDGTDNPCLSESEQSGELGVSTIKRRRDRLLEAARNSVPESGTGTVKHLVEAFERLKTISHPKESGEECEKKEMHWALPGLHHSDVPERHDSPSSLCASDLFLTSENLGLDPRLSWDSSRGSVSSVTSNGGRSRRNSSESCGTMGGRRWKKKQKKITSLKPFKLRTEQRGRMKEEEFMKKLQEMMIEQEKQRIPIAQGLPWTTDEPENLTKPPVKESTRPMDLKLHTDFRAVERAEFDNQVAEKMSFIEQYKMERERQQKLEEEEEVRRLRKELIPKAQPMPYFDRPFIPRRSMKHLTIPKDPKFHIPQSKKIKSCVSWNDMCTFTYEE
- the LOC126677370 gene encoding probable mitochondrial-processing peptidase subunit beta, mitochondrial produces the protein MAFKHLLSLARRSHRPSSAALSTSIRSSSSTAVAATLPSPPPPTAMIYDRQAELVKEKLKALENPDPRFLKYGSPHPVIRAHTHILSAPETKITTLPNGLRVATESNLASKTATVGVWIDAGSRFESDETNGTAHFLEHMIFKGTEKRSARYLEEEIENMGGHLNAYTSREQTTYYAKVMDKDVPKALDILADILQNSKFDENRIHRERDVILREMEEVEGQTEEVIFDHLHATAFQYTPLGRTILGPAQNVKSITRDHLQSYIQTHYTAPRMVIVASGAVKHEEVVEEVKKLFTKLSTDPTTASQLVAKEPVFFTGSEVRIIDDDVPLAQFAVAFEGAPWTDPDSIALMVMQAMLGSWSKSAGGGKHMGSELAQRVGINELAENMMAFNTNYKDTGLFGVYAVAKPEDLDDLAWAIMYETTKLSYRVSEADVTRARNQLKSSLLLHIDGTSPVAEDIGRQLLTYGRRIPFAELFARIDAVDASTVKRVANRFIHDKDIVIAAMGPVQGLPDYNWFRRRTYLNRY